From bacterium, the proteins below share one genomic window:
- a CDS encoding glycerophosphodiester phosphodiesterase, producing the protein MKNPVLNLAHRGASAYAPENTLAAVQVAMELGADGIEIDVHLTRDQEVVLLHDDLLQRTTNGVGAVQDFDLVELKTLDAGSWFSVAYVSEPIPTLQQVLRLASNRLFVNVEIKAEERVDILAAKVVDLLTTHQTRCMITSFEQKALRAVAALGSSIPLGFIFKDRPQQALEVPWPILSADYHLLDAAWIHRCRQAKKQLFTWTVNESADMKAVLKLGVCGIMTNYPDRLSKLLAAGRFTGREER; encoded by the coding sequence ATGAAAAACCCTGTGTTGAACCTCGCCCACCGAGGGGCTTCTGCTTACGCGCCTGAGAACACTCTCGCCGCTGTGCAGGTTGCGATGGAACTCGGCGCCGACGGCATTGAGATCGACGTTCACCTCACCCGCGATCAAGAGGTGGTTTTATTGCACGACGATCTGCTGCAGCGCACGACCAACGGCGTCGGCGCTGTTCAGGACTTTGATCTGGTTGAGCTCAAAACGTTGGATGCCGGTTCCTGGTTTTCCGTGGCTTATGTCTCAGAGCCGATTCCGACGTTGCAGCAGGTCCTGAGACTGGCGTCGAACCGGCTTTTCGTCAATGTTGAAATCAAGGCGGAGGAGCGGGTGGATATTCTGGCCGCCAAAGTGGTGGATTTGCTCACAACCCATCAGACCCGCTGCATGATCACTTCCTTTGAACAAAAGGCGCTGCGAGCGGTCGCTGCACTGGGTTCGTCGATTCCTCTGGGGTTCATTTTTAAGGATCGTCCACAACAGGCCCTGGAGGTCCCGTGGCCGATCCTCAGTGCCGATTACCATTTACTGGATGCTGCATGGATCCACCGCTGCCGGCAGGCGAAGAAGCAGCTCTTTACCTGGACCGTGAACGAGAGCGCAGACATGAAGGCGGTCCTCAAACTGGGCGTATGCGGGATCATGACCAACTATCCGGATCGGTTGAGCAAACTGCTGGCCGCAGGGCGGTTCACAGGGCGTGAGGAGAGGTAG
- a CDS encoding 4Fe-4S binding protein, giving the protein MQQSKQRKIAGLVIMTLMALLLVVFTAMAGDEEGARRTLTFWDIWALPRVWVGALLALIGLFLLMSKKLTAGIRALSLLIIFFAFTVVSNLPLGDFARGMGLHPSPMCAVEKPFLFLQMGRAVPIVFIAILAFVALISIVGNKLFCGWNCPIGAVQELLHRIPVPNKFKIKLPFKITNAVRIVFFLFFLAVLFLTGASLYEYVNPFEFLHWGMEAMVIPAFVITFIGAVFIFRPFCYLICPLGLMTWLLEPLALTRIRLDKKKCTMCLLCVSQSPCPSVQAVLEGRRVRPDCHACGICLHTCPENALKFDHSADA; this is encoded by the coding sequence ATGCAGCAATCGAAACAAAGAAAGATCGCTGGTCTCGTCATAATGACCCTGATGGCTCTGCTGTTAGTGGTCTTTACGGCTATGGCGGGGGATGAGGAGGGGGCTCGCCGAACACTGACCTTTTGGGATATCTGGGCCCTGCCGCGCGTTTGGGTCGGCGCTCTTTTAGCCCTGATCGGTCTATTCCTGCTTATGAGCAAAAAGCTGACAGCGGGCATTCGCGCGTTGAGCCTGTTGATCATCTTTTTCGCCTTTACGGTGGTATCCAATCTGCCGTTGGGCGATTTCGCCCGCGGCATGGGCTTGCACCCCAGTCCCATGTGCGCTGTGGAAAAACCGTTTCTGTTCCTGCAGATGGGCCGCGCGGTACCGATCGTATTCATAGCCATTCTCGCCTTTGTCGCCCTGATCTCCATCGTGGGCAACAAGCTGTTCTGCGGTTGGAACTGTCCTATTGGCGCAGTGCAGGAACTGTTGCATCGCATCCCTGTGCCCAACAAGTTCAAAATCAAATTGCCTTTCAAGATCACCAATGCCGTGCGCATCGTGTTCTTTCTGTTCTTTCTCGCGGTTCTTTTCCTTACCGGCGCCAGCCTGTACGAGTATGTCAATCCGTTCGAGTTTTTGCATTGGGGCATGGAGGCCATGGTGATACCAGCCTTTGTGATCACTTTTATCGGCGCGGTGTTTATCTTCAGGCCTTTTTGCTATTTGATCTGTCCTCTTGGGCTGATGACCTGGCTGCTCGAACCTCTGGCCCTCACGCGCATTCGTTTGGATAAGAAAAAATGCACCATGTGTCTGCTCTGTGTTTCTCAATCGCCCTGTCCCAGCGTCCAGGCGGTTCTGGAAGGCCGGCGGGTGCGACCTGATTGTCATGCCTGCGGCATTTGCCTGCACACTTGTCCTGAAAATGCGCTCAAATTCGACCATTCTGCGGATGCATGA